The region CAAATGCGGATTGTTCTACCTCGTTATGAAAATTTTCCGGGTTTTTATTTAACACCATCTTGCCAACCGGAAGCCATGGGAATTGATCCTCTGGCCATAGTTTGGTGTCATCAAGAGGGTCGAAATCCAATTCGTTATGTGGGCCATCTTCCATAATTTGCACGAAAAGCTCCCATTCCGGATAGTCACCACGTTCAATGGCATCATACAAATCCTGTGTCGCATGACTGAAATTGGTTGCTTGAATTTCGTTTGCTTCTTTTACTGTCAGGTTTTTAATCCCTTGTTGCGGTTCCCAATGGTATTTTACCAGAACGGCCTTACCGTCATGGTTCACCCATTTATACGTATTGACACCTGATCCTTGCATCATCCGATAGTTAGCCGGGATACCCCAAGGTGAATACATAAAGGTAACCATATGAAAGCTTTCCGGAGAATTCGCACAGAAGTCAAAAAAACGTTGGCTATCGGGAATGTTCGATACCGGATCCGGTCTGAAGGCGTGGATCATATCGGGAAATTTCATGGCGTCACGAATAAAGAAGATCTTTAGGTTATTACCAACTAAATCCCAATTGCCATCTTCCGTGTAGAATTTAACAGCAAACCCCCGTGGATCACGTAGAGTTTCCGGCGAATGTACGCCATGCACTACCGTGGAAAAACGGACGAAAACAGGGGTCTTTTTTCCTTTTTCCTGAAACACCTTCGCCCTTGTGTAGGTAGAAACGGGTTCATTACCAACCGTTCCATAGGATTCAAAGTAGCCGTGCGCTCCGGCTCCACGTGCATGGACAACACGTTCCGGAACCTTTTCCCTGTCAAAATGGCTGATTTTCTCGATGAAATCATAGTTCTCCAATGTGGCAGGACCCCGGTTTCCAACTGTCCGTATGTTTTGGTTATTCGTAACGGGATGACCCTGTCGATTGGTTAATGTATCTTCTGTTTCCAAATTTGTTTGATGTTGATCGTCTGACATTGTTACCATCCTTTTCTCTTTTAATGACGCTTCAACCTTACACTGTCCAACTCGACGGAAAATAATCCATTTAATCTGATTAAACGTCCATCGTATCTATGGTATAATAATAATGATAAGCATATACTTTTACGTAAGGTTATAAAATATCAGCGTGGAAAGTTT is a window of Lentibacillus daqui DNA encoding:
- a CDS encoding catalase produces the protein MSDDQHQTNLETEDTLTNRQGHPVTNNQNIRTVGNRGPATLENYDFIEKISHFDREKVPERVVHARGAGAHGYFESYGTVGNEPVSTYTRAKVFQEKGKKTPVFVRFSTVVHGVHSPETLRDPRGFAVKFYTEDGNWDLVGNNLKIFFIRDAMKFPDMIHAFRPDPVSNIPDSQRFFDFCANSPESFHMVTFMYSPWGIPANYRMMQGSGVNTYKWVNHDGKAVLVKYHWEPQQGIKNLTVKEANEIQATNFSHATQDLYDAIERGDYPEWELFVQIMEDGPHNELDFDPLDDTKLWPEDQFPWLPVGKMVLNKNPENFHNEVEQSAFGTGVIVDGLDFSDDKMLQGRTFSYSDTQRHRVGANYLQLPINAANKRVATNQEGGQLRFETDRGSSQNPHTNYEPSILGGLQEAEQTGKEYTPKVEGNLVRESIERTSNTKQAGETYRRFEDWERDELISNLVGDLSECDKRIQDKMIALAEEADEEYGRRLKEGLKHAKSNGTSQNPIGNKDSEKAPKQAVDKSHHAKPY